In Marinobacter sp. M3C, the genomic stretch GCGACGCTCGGTTTGCTCGATCACCTGCCATGTCAGCTCCCTGTAGTGCGCCAGAGCATCCAGCCATTTCTGGCAGGATGCGGAAGCTTCCGCCCCTTGAATAATCTGCTGGCGTCCGCGATCCGCCTGCTTCAATACCAGCCGTGCGATCTTCAGCAAGTCGGGATAGAGTTCGTCCTTGGTCGCCTTTTTCGCGTTGAATATGCGAAATGCCAGTGACTTTGCCGCTTTGCGTTTGTCGGTAAAGCAGACCTTCAGGCCGGTTTCGATTTTGCTTTTTGCCAGCAGCCGACGGATCACCCGAACGCCATCATTCAGCAACTGGCTGTCACTGGGTGGGGCAATATTGCTGGCCACCACCGTGCTGTCGATGCGCAGCTTATCCAGTGAAGCCATACCCGTGTCCAGCAGGTTCCTTGTCAGCACCTGATGCGCCCGTTCCAGGGTTTCTGGCTGGATGCTGCGGATCGTGGACTGCAGGCAGGACCGGCTGGGCGATAGGTGAGCCGGCAATCGGGTAAAGGTTCGGTAGGTCACCGAATCCGACAAATGAAACGCCAGTTGTTCATAGCTGAAACCCAGTTGCTGCCTTAACACCAGACAACGCAGAACACTCTCTGCGCTGAGACCTGTCCGCCCAACGGCTGAAACGGACACATCTATCAAATCTGCGGCCACCAGCTCAAGAATCTCGGGTTGCCTGTCCAAAACCTCCGACAGCTTCCGGAGTCTGACGCCATACTCGTGATTCGAGTACTCTTCGAATATACTGGCCTGAGCGTTGCGGGTCTCTCGCATGCTGGATCCTCTTGGTTGTTGGATGTTTTTGGGTTGCACTTAAAACATACCAAAGCCAAGAGGATTCTTTAACCTTTCTTAGAATTATTTCCTGAAAATCAGCCGGTTATTAGTTTCTGGATGGGCACTAGTTAAGTGCCATGCCCGGCACACACGCTGAATTAAGCGGCGCCCGACTAGGGCGTCCGGTGGACGGCCGTCAGGCCGGGAACGAACTTGAATGATTTGTTAGAGCTGCTGAGGTCATGTGACGCTGCTTCCCGCCCTCCATCGCCTGAATATTTGTAATACAGCAAACGCCACTGCTCCAACCAACGCAACATTCAAAGATAGTTTGATCAATGATACCCGCGTCGGATATTCCTGAGGAAGCATGACAGCATAGGAGCGTGGAAACGAAGGCGGGTCTAGCTTCTCCACG encodes the following:
- a CDS encoding ISNCY family transposase produces the protein MRETRNAQASIFEEYSNHEYGVRLRKLSEVLDRQPEILELVAADLIDVSVSAVGRTGLSAESVLRCLVLRQQLGFSYEQLAFHLSDSVTYRTFTRLPAHLSPSRSCLQSTIRSIQPETLERAHQVLTRNLLDTGMASLDKLRIDSTVVASNIAPPSDSQLLNDGVRVIRRLLAKSKIETGLKVCFTDKRKAAKSLAFRIFNAKKATKDELYPDLLKIARLVLKQADRGRQQIIQGAEASASCQKWLDALAHYRELTWQVIEQTERRVIHGERVPSADKIVSLFEPHTDIIVKGFRDVQYGHKINLSSEVRGFITALTIEEGNPGDKTLFLPVLDFHQSVLGKLPRSVVADGGYASQANVAAGRAMGLKHVVFHKPVGVSLTAMGVKSKTFTALRHFRAGVEGNISELKRAFGATKAKWKGHDGFKAFVWASALSYNLVRLARLGPD